One stretch of Anas acuta chromosome W, bAnaAcu1.1, whole genome shotgun sequence DNA includes these proteins:
- the LOC137847369 gene encoding olfactory receptor 14J1-like gives MCKNSSITEFLLLAFADTRELQLLHFGLFLGIYLAALLGNGLILSAVACDHHLHTPMYFFLLNLALLDLGCISTTVPKAMANALWDTRAISYVRCAAQVLFYVFFFGSEFSILTIMAYDRYVAICKPLHYGSLLGSRACAQMAAAAWGSGFLNAVLHTATTFSLPLCQGNALDQFFCEIPHILKLSCSDAYLKELELLVFSFSLVFGCFVFIVVSYVQIFRAVLRMPSEQGRHKAFSMCLPHLAVVSLFVSTVLFAYLKPPSISSPSLDLVVSFLYSVVPSALNPLIYGMRNQELKDALRKLMT, from the coding sequence atgtgtaaaaacagctccatcactgagttcctcctgctggcattcgcagacacacgcgagctgcagctcctacactttgggctcttcctgggcatctacttggctgccctcctgggcaacggcctcatcctctctgctgtagcctgcgaccaccacctgcacacccccatgtacttcttcctcctcaaccttgccctcctcgacctgggctgcatctccaccactgtccccaaagccatggccaatgccctctgggataccagggccatctcctatgtAAGGTGTGCTGCACAAGTCCTATTTTATGTATTCTTCTTTGGTTCAGAGTTTTCAATTCTtaccatcatggcctatgaccgctacgttgccatctgcaagcccctgcactacgggagcctcctgggcagcagagcttgtgcccagatggcagcagctgcctggggcagtggctttctcaatgctgtcctgcacacggccactacattttccctgccgctctgccaaggcaatgctctggaccagttcttctgtgaaatcccccacatcctcaagctctcctgctcagatgcctacctcaaAGAACTTGAGCtacttgttttcagtttttccttagtctttggttgttttgttttcattgtggtgtcctatgtgcagatcttcagggcagtgctgaggatgccctctgagcagggccggcacaaagccttttccatgtgcctccctcacctggctgtggtctccctgtttgtcagcactgtCCTGTTTGCCTActtgaagcccccctccatctcttccccatccctggacctggtggtgtcatttctgtactcagtggtgccttcagcactgaaccccctcatctatggcatgaggaaccaggagctcaaggatgccTTGAGGAAACTGATGACCtga